Proteins from a genomic interval of Pirellulales bacterium:
- a CDS encoding arylsulfatase has translation MRYQLTVRLLQKIAALIVVATVALHGDSPSKAADNADLPRSPNIIVILADDLGYGDLHCYGQQRIQTPRLDRLAAEGVRFTDCYAGCTVCAPSRCTLMTGLHTGHCRIRGNAQVPLEANDVTVAEVLKTAGYATGIIGKWGLGEAGTSGAPNEQGFDHWFGYLSQHHAHNYYPDFLWRNRDKEPVVGNVVRDGVASERAVYSQDLFVREAITFLDRQQAHPFFLYLAFTSPHANNEAGKQGMEVPSDAPYTNESWPQPQKNHAAMITRLDRDIGIVLDHLQDLGIADKTIVLFSSDNGPHKEGGADPNFFHSSGPLRGIKRDLYEGGIRVPGIAKWPGQIAAGSTSDLPWAFWDVLPTLAEIAQVQPPAGLDGISILPTLVGPPRAGHTQQHHDYLYWEFHERGFQQAIRTGNWKGIRSGMSTPIALYDLASDIAETRNVADANPQVAAKLTALIDSARTESPDWPLPAGAQPSKH, from the coding sequence ATGCGATACCAACTGACTGTGCGATTACTACAAAAAATAGCTGCACTTATCGTTGTTGCGACTGTCGCATTGCATGGCGATTCCCCTTCAAAAGCAGCCGATAACGCGGATTTGCCGCGTAGTCCGAATATCATCGTTATCCTGGCGGATGATCTTGGCTATGGTGATTTGCACTGCTATGGGCAACAAAGAATCCAGACGCCGCGGTTAGACCGTCTGGCGGCCGAGGGCGTCCGCTTTACCGATTGTTACGCCGGTTGCACGGTCTGCGCCCCCAGCCGATGCACTCTAATGACCGGCCTGCATACCGGGCATTGCCGTATTCGCGGCAATGCGCAGGTGCCTCTGGAAGCGAACGATGTCACCGTGGCCGAAGTGCTAAAAACGGCCGGCTACGCGACAGGCATCATTGGCAAATGGGGGCTGGGGGAAGCCGGTACTTCAGGCGCTCCGAACGAGCAGGGCTTCGACCACTGGTTCGGCTACCTCAGCCAGCATCATGCGCACAATTATTATCCAGACTTTCTCTGGCGCAACCGAGACAAGGAACCCGTGGTCGGCAATGTCGTGCGCGATGGGGTCGCTAGCGAGCGCGCTGTGTACTCGCAAGATCTTTTCGTGCGCGAAGCGATAACATTTCTCGATCGCCAGCAGGCGCACCCCTTCTTCCTGTATCTTGCGTTCACGAGCCCGCACGCCAACAACGAGGCCGGAAAGCAAGGCATGGAGGTCCCCAGTGACGCGCCCTATACGAATGAATCGTGGCCGCAGCCGCAGAAGAACCATGCCGCGATGATCACGCGCTTGGATCGAGATATCGGCATCGTGCTCGATCACTTGCAGGATCTTGGAATCGCCGACAAGACGATCGTACTTTTCTCCAGCGATAACGGTCCGCACAAGGAAGGTGGCGCCGACCCGAACTTTTTTCACAGCTCCGGTCCCTTGCGCGGAATCAAGCGCGATTTGTACGAGGGAGGCATTCGAGTGCCGGGCATAGCGAAGTGGCCCGGCCAGATTGCGGCCGGATCTACGTCGGACTTGCCCTGGGCTTTCTGGGATGTCTTGCCCACGCTGGCCGAGATCGCGCAGGTGCAGCCACCAGCCGGCTTGGACGGAATCTCGATCCTGCCCACGCTCGTCGGCCCCCCGCGCGCGGGCCACACGCAACAACACCACGATTATTTGTACTGGGAGTTTCACGAGCGCGGTTTCCAGCAAGCGATTCGGACTGGCAATTGGAAGGGAATTCGATCCGGCATGTCGACGCCGATCGCGCTCTACGACCTTGCGAGCGATATTGCCGAGACCCGGAACGTCGCAGACGCAAATCCGCAGGTCGCCGCCAAGCTCACGGCGCTGATCGATTCCGCCAGAACCGAATCGCCCGATTGGCCACTCCCCGCCGGCGCGCAACCGTCCAAGCACTGA
- a CDS encoding DUF1501 domain-containing protein produces the protein MTPISEACARIARRQFFGRSGTAIGTAALASLLSTEGYAAPTPLGNLHFAPTAKRIVYLFQSGGPSQLELLDYKPELRRLHGSELPDSIRQGQRLTGMTSGQKSFPVVAPKFGFRQFGQSGTWLGELLPHTGRVIDEVCLVRSMHTEAINHDPAITFLQTGSQQPGRPSLGAWVSYGLGRATEELPAFVVLISHGSGNDSNQGLLDRLWGSGFLPTSHQGVKLRSVGDPVLYLSNPPGIDSTLRRQMLDGITQLNEQHYDETGDPEIATRIAQYEMAFRMQSSVPELADLSSETAATFQLYGEDARRPGSFASNCLLARRLLERGVRFVQLYHRGWDQHAGLPTNIPKQCRDIDQGQAALIQDLKQRGLLDDTLVIWGGEFGRTVYCQGGLQDDYGRDHHGRCFSMWLAGGGIRPGVVHGETDEFGYNIVRDPVHIHDLNATILNRLGFDHERLTFRFQGRDFRLTDVHGKLVPEILA, from the coding sequence ATGACGCCGATCAGCGAAGCCTGCGCACGAATCGCACGCCGACAGTTCTTTGGTCGTAGCGGAACGGCCATTGGCACGGCCGCCTTGGCATCTTTGCTGAGCACCGAAGGCTACGCGGCGCCGACGCCACTCGGGAATCTGCATTTTGCGCCGACCGCCAAGCGCATCGTCTACTTATTTCAGTCGGGCGGGCCGTCGCAGTTGGAATTGTTGGACTACAAGCCCGAACTCCGCAGGCTGCACGGCTCGGAGCTTCCCGATTCGATTCGCCAGGGCCAGCGTTTGACGGGTATGACGTCCGGCCAAAAAAGTTTTCCCGTAGTCGCGCCGAAATTCGGCTTTCGACAATTTGGCCAGTCGGGAACCTGGCTCGGCGAATTGTTGCCGCATACTGGTCGCGTTATCGACGAAGTGTGCCTCGTTCGCTCGATGCACACCGAGGCGATCAATCATGATCCGGCCATCACGTTTTTGCAGACCGGCTCGCAGCAGCCAGGCCGGCCTTCGCTGGGCGCGTGGGTTAGCTACGGCCTAGGGCGCGCTACGGAAGAACTGCCGGCGTTCGTCGTGCTCATCTCGCACGGAAGCGGCAACGATTCCAATCAAGGTTTGCTCGACCGCTTGTGGGGAAGCGGCTTTTTGCCGACGAGCCATCAAGGCGTGAAGCTGCGCAGTGTTGGTGATCCCGTGCTGTATTTGTCGAATCCCCCCGGAATCGACAGCACGCTACGTCGCCAAATGCTCGATGGCATCACGCAACTGAACGAGCAACACTACGACGAAACGGGCGATCCCGAGATCGCCACCCGCATCGCGCAATACGAAATGGCGTTCCGAATGCAATCGTCGGTGCCGGAGCTGGCCGACCTGTCATCCGAAACGGCAGCCACATTTCAACTTTACGGCGAGGATGCGCGACGGCCCGGTAGTTTCGCAAGCAATTGTCTGTTGGCACGCAGGCTGCTGGAACGAGGCGTGCGCTTCGTGCAACTTTATCATCGCGGCTGGGATCAGCATGCCGGACTGCCGACGAATATCCCGAAGCAATGTCGCGACATCGACCAAGGTCAGGCCGCCCTGATTCAGGACTTAAAACAACGAGGGTTGCTCGACGATACACTCGTGATTTGGGGTGGCGAGTTCGGTCGCACCGTCTATTGCCAAGGGGGGTTGCAAGACGATTACGGTCGCGATCATCACGGCCGCTGCTTCTCGATGTGGTTGGCTGGCGGCGGCATCCGGCCTGGCGTCGTGCACGGCGAAACGGACGAGTTTGGCTATAACATCGTCCGCGACCCGGTGCATATTCACGACCTGAACGCCACGATTCTCAACCGCCTGGGCTTCGACCACGAGCGTCTCACGTTCCGCTTTCAAGGCCGCGACTTCCGCCTCACCGACGTCCACGGAAAGCTGGTTCCAGAAATCCTCGCCTGA
- a CDS encoding DUF1553 domain-containing protein — protein MAVRAADAIDFNRDVRPILSNHCWSCHGPDGVSRQAGLRLDLRDVALRPADSGETPIVPGKPESSHLLARVDATDSETIMPPAAAKKPLTSEQRDVLRRWIAGGASYSQHWAFTAPQRHETPIVRQATWPRGEIDHFVLHRLEAEGLAPAEEADRATWLRRVTLDLTGLPPLPDELDAFLSDDTTLAYEQVVDRLLNSARHAERMAMHWLDLARYADTNGYNNDEVRTMWPWRDWVIDAFAQGMPYDQFLTEQLAGDLLPQATLSQRVATGFNRNHVLTTEGGVIEEEYHAEYVADRVHTVSTAFMALSMQCARCHDHKYDPITQRDYYKFSAFLNNVPDKIVSYSQGKMAEPLLAVPSAAQRDQLAQLDDRRQQLEQSVQRRLADAPSEADLWEKSLSAEQLANFAPGGLMLRAAFDESNVDENEFHPEIVLNELNPAQQGVILGRVSREPGKLGTALAFDGTTTVEFAAGGTFESEEPLSFAVWVRPQSTDAMAVLSKMDEVNAFRGYDIILEGGKVATHFVHAWPDDALKIITKKPLSQDAWQHLVVTYDGSRRVSGVAIYIDGRLQETDVSADTLRGTIQTDKPFHIGRRQTSAPFKGLIDDVQVYHRVLNTDQVAQLATGQDLVALQNCLSIPPVQRSMPQHDLIRQYFVNQIDPQTRQLRTELADLQKQVEDVRLAIPSMMVMQEASPPRPTYLLSRGRYDQHVAEVSADVPATLLELSKDAPRNRLGLAQWLVDPRHPLTARVAVNRWWEMLFGTGLVETSADFGVQGALPSHPQLLDWLATELIQSGWNTRAILKQIALSATYRQSSRVTPELLAKDPVNRLLARGPRGRLPAETLRDAALAASGLLQARVGGPSVKPYQPEGLWEDVSVERREKYVIDVGEGLYRRSMYTFWKRTCPPPTMSSFDAPDRETCVVRRATTNTPLQALILLNDPTYVEAARHLAEHALQHAGSETERLAFAYKRVLCRRPHAREEELLLDTYRKALAQFHRDPAAAEKLLQVGYTKSDPHLERLDLAAWTVVMSMLLNLDEAISKS, from the coding sequence GTGGCTGTACGAGCCGCCGACGCGATTGACTTCAATCGGGATGTGCGCCCGATCCTGTCGAATCATTGTTGGAGTTGCCATGGGCCGGACGGGGTTTCGCGGCAGGCCGGTTTGAGGTTGGATCTGCGCGATGTGGCGCTGCGTCCAGCGGATAGTGGTGAGACGCCGATCGTGCCAGGCAAACCGGAGTCCAGCCACTTGCTGGCGCGGGTTGATGCGACAGACTCTGAGACGATCATGCCGCCCGCGGCAGCGAAGAAGCCGTTGACGTCGGAACAGCGCGACGTGCTGCGGCGTTGGATCGCCGGCGGCGCGTCGTATTCTCAACATTGGGCATTCACGGCACCGCAACGCCACGAGACGCCGATCGTACGGCAAGCGACCTGGCCCCGCGGCGAGATCGACCATTTTGTTCTCCATCGACTAGAAGCTGAAGGCCTGGCTCCCGCCGAAGAGGCGGATCGCGCGACCTGGTTGCGGCGAGTCACTCTCGATCTAACAGGGCTTCCCCCTTTGCCGGACGAGCTCGACGCGTTTCTCTCTGACGACACGACTCTGGCCTATGAACAGGTGGTTGATCGTCTGCTCAATTCAGCTCGGCATGCCGAGCGAATGGCGATGCACTGGCTGGATCTGGCCCGCTATGCCGACACGAATGGTTACAACAATGATGAAGTGCGCACGATGTGGCCTTGGCGCGATTGGGTCATTGATGCCTTCGCACAGGGCATGCCGTACGACCAATTCCTCACCGAGCAACTGGCTGGCGATCTGCTCCCCCAGGCAACACTATCGCAGCGTGTGGCGACCGGATTCAACCGCAATCACGTTCTGACCACCGAAGGTGGCGTCATCGAGGAGGAGTATCACGCGGAATATGTCGCCGACCGCGTGCACACGGTTTCAACGGCGTTCATGGCGTTGTCGATGCAATGCGCCCGCTGTCACGATCACAAGTACGATCCGATCACGCAGCGAGACTACTACAAATTCTCGGCATTCTTGAACAATGTGCCCGACAAGATCGTGAGCTACAGCCAAGGGAAGATGGCCGAGCCGCTCTTGGCAGTCCCCAGCGCAGCGCAGCGAGATCAATTGGCGCAACTTGACGACCGGCGCCAGCAACTCGAACAATCGGTGCAGCGACGACTGGCAGACGCCCCTTCCGAAGCGGACCTGTGGGAAAAAAGCCTGTCCGCCGAGCAGCTTGCGAACTTCGCGCCGGGCGGGTTGATGTTGCGCGCCGCATTCGATGAGTCGAATGTTGACGAAAACGAGTTTCATCCCGAAATCGTTCTCAATGAACTGAACCCCGCACAGCAGGGCGTGATTCTAGGGCGAGTATCTCGTGAGCCTGGGAAGCTGGGGACAGCGCTCGCGTTTGACGGCACGACGACTGTCGAATTCGCCGCAGGCGGAACATTTGAAAGCGAAGAGCCGCTGTCGTTCGCGGTCTGGGTACGGCCGCAGTCGACCGACGCGATGGCCGTGCTTTCCAAGATGGATGAGGTGAACGCCTTTCGCGGCTACGACATCATCCTGGAAGGTGGCAAGGTAGCCACGCATTTTGTCCACGCCTGGCCGGACGATGCGCTAAAGATCATTACCAAGAAGCCCCTCAGCCAGGACGCCTGGCAGCACCTCGTGGTTACGTATGACGGCTCGCGGCGCGTGTCAGGCGTTGCGATTTACATCGACGGTCGTTTGCAGGAGACCGACGTCAGCGCGGATACGCTGCGCGGCACGATCCAGACTGACAAGCCCTTTCATATTGGTCGGCGGCAGACGTCGGCTCCGTTCAAAGGATTGATCGACGACGTGCAGGTCTACCACCGAGTCCTCAATACCGATCAAGTTGCCCAGCTCGCCACAGGCCAAGACCTTGTGGCTTTGCAAAACTGCCTTTCGATCCCGCCCGTGCAAAGATCGATGCCGCAGCACGACTTGATACGCCAATATTTTGTGAATCAGATCGACCCACAGACACGGCAACTGCGCACAGAATTGGCCGATCTACAGAAGCAGGTCGAGGACGTCCGCCTCGCTATTCCCAGCATGATGGTGATGCAAGAAGCGTCTCCGCCGCGGCCGACATATTTGTTGAGTCGAGGCCGCTACGATCAGCATGTGGCCGAAGTCTCGGCCGATGTGCCGGCTACGCTCTTGGAACTTTCCAAAGATGCGCCGCGCAATCGATTGGGCCTGGCACAATGGCTCGTCGACCCACGCCACCCTTTGACCGCGCGTGTGGCGGTGAATCGCTGGTGGGAGATGTTATTCGGCACGGGGCTGGTGGAAACCAGCGCCGACTTTGGTGTGCAGGGGGCGTTGCCGAGCCATCCCCAGCTACTCGATTGGTTGGCGACCGAGCTGATCCAAAGTGGCTGGAATACTCGCGCCATCCTCAAGCAGATAGCGTTGTCTGCTACCTATCGACAATCTTCACGGGTCACGCCCGAGTTGCTAGCCAAAGATCCTGTGAATCGCCTGCTGGCGCGCGGGCCACGCGGACGGCTGCCGGCAGAAACGCTCCGCGATGCGGCGCTCGCGGCCAGTGGACTGCTGCAGGCGCGCGTTGGTGGCCCCAGCGTGAAGCCCTATCAGCCAGAAGGGCTGTGGGAAGACGTGTCCGTCGAACGACGGGAAAAGTATGTCATTGACGTGGGCGAGGGATTGTATCGTCGCAGCATGTACACTTTTTGGAAACGCACCTGCCCGCCGCCGACAATGTCGTCTTTCGACGCTCCAGATCGTGAGACCTGTGTGGTTCGACGGGCCACGACCAATACCCCGCTGCAAGCACTGATTCTTCTCAATGATCCAACCTACGTGGAGGCCGCGCGGCACCTTGCCGAGCACGCCCTGCAGCATGCCGGCAGTGAGACGGAAAGACTCGCATTCGCCTACAAGCGTGTTTTGTGCCGCCGTCCGCACGCCAGAGAAGAAGAGCTACTTCTCGACACGTATCGTAAGGCGCTCGCACAATTTCACCGCGACCCGGCCGCCGCGGAAAAACTGCTGCAGGTGGGATACACGAAGTCCGACCCTCATCTCGAACGCTTGGACCTGGCCGCCTGGACCGTTGTGATGAGCATGCTCCTGAATCTCGATGAGGCGATCTCTAAGTCATGA
- a CDS encoding HD domain-containing phosphohydrolase — translation MHKQGAKVSARWLWVLALASCQMLCLIVTLAWYGKLLERGLTLALRGQIAAVNSEVVGEFAAFVGEWGISDLRPGSQDFQRVQSLIERFRLPNNGYLYLADARTGKIICHPTLQDDARGPVVPSDPKLIEQTLGKITPGGTIGGWVDLPDGTHYFTIRDLADCGALLVADQHEGENWAVVDHITTPLWTFGAFVTVVLVLLGTAFSMGIIHGYENTLENINARLERTIAQRSRALVNTRDAVIFGLAKLADSRDAETGEHLDRVHEYIAILAKELARHHTGIDEEYIERLKLASSLHDIGKVGIRDEILLKPGKLTSEERKVMQTHGVIGARCLASIQQRLGDDDFLDMACEIAAAHHERWDGLGYPYGLKGEEIPLSARIVAVADVYDALTTQRVYRDAMPHEEAMQLILSGAGTQFDPSVVDAFRACIDSIEQVAEKFSSGEYQPISPVADDKSAAEVVF, via the coding sequence GTGCATAAGCAAGGGGCCAAGGTAAGCGCACGTTGGCTATGGGTGCTCGCATTGGCAAGCTGCCAAATGCTGTGCCTGATTGTCACGCTTGCCTGGTACGGCAAGTTACTGGAACGGGGCCTGACGCTGGCCCTGCGCGGACAGATTGCCGCCGTCAACTCGGAGGTCGTCGGAGAATTCGCCGCGTTTGTGGGCGAATGGGGCATATCGGACTTGCGTCCCGGCAGCCAAGACTTTCAACGCGTGCAATCGCTGATCGAACGCTTCCGGCTGCCCAATAACGGCTACCTGTACCTGGCAGATGCCCGCACCGGCAAGATCATCTGTCATCCCACGCTGCAGGACGACGCGCGCGGCCCGGTGGTGCCTTCCGACCCGAAGCTCATCGAGCAAACGCTGGGCAAGATTACCCCTGGAGGCACGATCGGCGGCTGGGTCGATTTGCCCGACGGCACGCACTATTTCACGATCCGCGATCTGGCGGACTGCGGCGCACTATTAGTCGCCGATCAGCACGAAGGGGAAAACTGGGCCGTGGTCGATCATATCACGACTCCGTTGTGGACATTTGGGGCGTTCGTAACCGTGGTCCTGGTGCTGCTGGGGACCGCCTTCAGCATGGGCATCATCCACGGATACGAGAATACCCTCGAGAACATCAATGCCCGTCTCGAGCGAACCATAGCGCAGCGGTCTCGGGCGCTCGTGAACACACGCGATGCCGTCATCTTCGGCCTGGCGAAACTGGCAGACTCGCGCGATGCGGAAACGGGCGAGCACTTGGATCGAGTCCACGAGTACATCGCCATCCTCGCCAAGGAACTCGCCAGGCACCATACCGGCATCGACGAGGAATATATCGAACGGCTCAAGTTGGCCTCTTCGCTGCACGACATCGGCAAAGTGGGCATCCGCGACGAGATCCTTCTCAAGCCCGGAAAGCTGACCAGCGAAGAGCGCAAGGTCATGCAGACGCACGGAGTGATTGGCGCGCGCTGCCTGGCCTCGATCCAGCAGCGATTGGGAGATGACGACTTTCTCGACATGGCCTGCGAAATTGCCGCTGCTCATCATGAGCGGTGGGACGGTCTGGGCTATCCCTATGGGCTTAAAGGGGAGGAGATCCCGCTCTCGGCGCGGATCGTCGCAGTGGCCGACGTTTACGATGCCCTCACGACGCAGCGCGTCTATCGCGATGCGATGCCGCACGAAGAGGCCATGCAGCTGATCCTCTCTGGCGCAGGCACGCAGTTCGACCCCTCGGTTGTCGACGCATTTCGAGCTTGCATCGACAGCATTGAACAGGTCGCCGAGAAATTCTCGAGCGGAGAATACCAGCCCATATCGCCGGTGGCTGACGACAAGAGCGCTGCCGAAGTCGTCTTTTAA
- a CDS encoding IclR family transcriptional regulator has protein sequence MESTTVIKALGLLEALAMTGRGKSLAELALEMRMPKPTAHRLLKTLSATGYVEKRDPGMYRPGPALARLAARGADDILQGIAAPVLKELHRVTRETVNLGVLRHADVVYLKVLESPQPLRRVVTANSTDPFYCTALGRAIAAHLPSPQIDFLLSTARLQKKTTSTVIDVAKLQRVLQEVHGSGYSIEVDQTDVGVTCLAVPIFDTRGVRAAISLSVPSSRTDKLQNGKWLKLLQQGALRITKQLKTGAVAQSEQGTDP, from the coding sequence ATGGAATCAACAACAGTCATCAAGGCGCTCGGATTGCTCGAAGCGCTGGCCATGACCGGCCGCGGCAAATCGCTCGCCGAGTTGGCCCTCGAGATGCGCATGCCCAAGCCGACTGCGCATCGGCTGCTAAAGACCTTGTCGGCGACGGGGTACGTGGAAAAAAGAGACCCGGGCATGTATCGTCCCGGGCCGGCCCTGGCGCGATTGGCCGCACGGGGTGCCGACGACATCCTGCAGGGGATCGCCGCACCGGTATTGAAGGAATTGCACCGCGTAACGCGCGAGACGGTGAATCTGGGCGTGCTGCGGCATGCCGACGTCGTCTATCTCAAGGTGTTGGAGAGCCCGCAACCGCTCCGCCGCGTTGTCACGGCGAATTCGACGGACCCGTTTTATTGCACCGCATTGGGTCGCGCCATCGCGGCCCACTTACCTTCGCCGCAGATTGACTTTCTCCTTTCCACGGCACGGTTGCAGAAGAAGACCACGTCGACCGTGATCGACGTGGCGAAACTGCAGCGGGTATTACAAGAGGTACACGGCAGTGGCTACTCGATCGAAGTCGATCAAACGGATGTCGGCGTAACATGCCTGGCCGTGCCGATCTTCGATACACGGGGAGTGCGTGCGGCGATCAGCCTGAGCGTCCCCAGCTCGCGAACCGATAAGTTGCAAAACGGCAAATGGTTGAAGTTGCTGCAGCAGGGTGCCTTGCGAATCACGAAACAGTTGAAGACGGGCGCCGTGGCCCAATCTGAGCAGGGGACCGATCCATGA
- a CDS encoding RidA family protein codes for MPIQSIRDPQLSENPLPFSSAVRVGPLIFVSGQASVDREGEIVSDSFAGEMRRSLSNMRSVLTAAGVDFSHVVQVRSYVGREEDLEEYNKVYREFFSEPFPARTTLVGCLGTALKFEIDAIAMIDPSETSQPQR; via the coding sequence ATGCCGATCCAATCGATCCGCGACCCACAGCTGTCCGAGAATCCACTCCCATTTAGTTCGGCCGTGCGCGTGGGGCCCTTGATATTCGTCTCGGGCCAGGCCTCGGTCGATCGCGAGGGCGAGATCGTGTCCGACAGCTTCGCGGGCGAGATGCGTCGCTCGCTGTCGAATATGCGATCGGTGCTCACCGCAGCGGGCGTTGATTTTTCCCACGTCGTTCAAGTCCGTAGCTATGTCGGCCGCGAGGAGGACCTCGAGGAATACAACAAGGTCTATCGCGAGTTTTTCTCCGAGCCGTTTCCGGCGCGCACCACGCTGGTTGGCTGTCTGGGGACGGCCCTGAAGTTCGAAATCGATGCGATCGCCATGATCGATCCTTCCGAAACTTCGCAGCCCCAGAGGTAG
- a CDS encoding M81 family metallopeptidase, whose product MRVGIIAIQQESNTFIGKPTVLDRFREDLLLTGADVRSALASAHHEVGGFFSGLEECGIEAVGIMAARAMPFGVIAGDTCRSLMGILDAALAGAGELDGVLVAPHGAAVSEPEPDFDGFWLSRLRQQLGNQMPIMGTLDPHANLSAKMVAACNALVAYRTNPHLDQRARGLEAAALMARTLRGEVFPIQRACFPPVAINIERQSTAAEPCRGILESARLGRERLGVLSSSILLGFPYADVTEMGSATLVVADKDTDLAQRCADDLGQLLWRRRHELVGQLIDIPAALALATALTGSVCLLDMGDNVGGGSPGDGTSLAQAMMQQSLGPTFVCLYDPESVEASRAAGIGHTVSLRAGGKTDDAHGAPLEIEATVSQLCDGKWTEPEPRHGGFMSFDQGSTAIVQVRDRLTIMLTSRRMAPFSLRQLSHCQIDPSSFRYLIVKGVHAPVAAYEAVCLHFIRVNTPGTTTADMGALSYHHRRLPMFPFEPDTRWSLPPRA is encoded by the coding sequence ATGCGCGTTGGCATCATCGCGATTCAGCAAGAATCGAATACGTTCATCGGCAAACCGACGGTTCTCGATCGCTTTCGCGAAGACCTCCTTCTCACGGGCGCAGACGTACGATCGGCCCTCGCCAGCGCTCACCATGAAGTCGGTGGCTTCTTTAGCGGGCTGGAAGAATGCGGGATTGAGGCGGTGGGGATCATGGCAGCGCGCGCGATGCCCTTTGGCGTCATCGCGGGCGACACGTGCCGGTCGCTGATGGGAATTTTAGACGCCGCGCTGGCCGGCGCCGGAGAACTGGACGGAGTGCTCGTCGCGCCGCACGGTGCCGCGGTCAGCGAACCAGAGCCCGACTTCGACGGATTCTGGTTGTCTCGCTTGCGTCAGCAGCTCGGCAACCAGATGCCGATCATGGGCACGTTAGACCCTCACGCGAATCTATCGGCGAAGATGGTAGCGGCATGCAACGCACTGGTGGCCTATCGGACGAATCCCCACCTGGATCAACGCGCGCGGGGCTTGGAGGCAGCCGCCCTGATGGCGCGCACCTTGCGCGGTGAGGTCTTTCCCATACAGCGAGCCTGCTTTCCGCCTGTGGCGATCAATATCGAGCGGCAGTCCACGGCTGCCGAGCCATGCCGTGGAATTCTGGAATCGGCGCGCCTCGGGCGCGAGCGCCTGGGCGTTCTGTCGAGCAGCATTCTCTTGGGTTTCCCCTATGCCGATGTGACGGAAATGGGATCGGCCACACTAGTCGTCGCCGACAAGGACACGGACCTCGCCCAGAGATGCGCCGACGACTTAGGGCAGCTCCTTTGGAGGCGGCGCCACGAGTTGGTCGGCCAGCTCATCGATATACCAGCGGCTCTTGCCTTGGCAACGGCATTGACCGGATCGGTATGTCTGCTCGATATGGGAGATAACGTCGGCGGTGGGTCACCGGGCGACGGTACCTCGCTGGCGCAGGCTATGATGCAGCAGTCGCTGGGCCCAACATTTGTCTGCCTATACGATCCAGAGTCTGTCGAGGCATCGCGAGCGGCGGGCATCGGCCACACCGTTAGCCTTCGCGCCGGGGGAAAAACCGACGACGCACATGGCGCACCGCTAGAGATCGAGGCAACCGTCTCGCAATTGTGCGATGGCAAGTGGACCGAGCCCGAACCACGCCACGGCGGCTTCATGAGTTTTGATCAGGGATCGACCGCGATTGTGCAGGTCCGCGACCGCCTGACTATCATGCTCACTTCGCGTCGCATGGCTCCTTTTTCCCTGCGTCAGCTTTCCCATTGCCAGATCGATCCCTCTTCGTTTCGTTATCTGATTGTGAAAGGCGTCCACGCGCCCGTTGCCGCCTACGAGGCTGTCTGTCTGCATTTCATCCGTGTAAATACGCCGGGCACCACGACGGCCGACATGGGAGCACTGTCGTATCATCACCGGCGTCTTCCCATGTTTCCTTTTGAGCCGGACACGCGTTGGTCATTACCGCCACGCGCTTGA